One Pseudodesulfovibrio cashew DNA window includes the following coding sequences:
- a CDS encoding Mrp/NBP35 family ATP-binding protein, which translates to MSECSGCPSASPDGGCSSATGCDQQPVDDKLNKTLGRIKHKIVVMSGKGGVGKSTVAANIAVALSLAGKKVGLLDVDVHGPSIPRLLSLKGQTPHMGVDVMEPVPWSKNLSVMSLGFLLEDDRQAVIWRGPVKMGLIKQFVEDVMWGDLDYLIVDCPPGTGDEPLSTLQTLGPTAMAVVVTTPQGVAIDDVRRSLSFVGEVGNRVLGLVENMSGFACPDCGAVHNIFNSGGGEDLAKEAGVRFLGRIPMDPAVARSGDEGFPFVKVSEDSATGQAMKAIIDPMLNLPDPPKMA; encoded by the coding sequence ATGAGTGAATGTTCAGGATGTCCCTCCGCCTCTCCCGACGGCGGTTGTTCCAGCGCCACCGGTTGCGATCAACAGCCGGTTGACGACAAGCTCAACAAGACCCTGGGCCGCATCAAGCACAAGATCGTGGTCATGTCCGGCAAGGGCGGGGTTGGCAAGTCCACCGTGGCGGCCAACATCGCGGTGGCCCTTTCCCTGGCCGGCAAGAAGGTCGGCCTGCTGGACGTAGACGTGCACGGTCCCTCCATTCCGCGCCTGCTTTCCCTCAAGGGTCAGACCCCGCACATGGGCGTGGACGTCATGGAGCCGGTGCCGTGGAGCAAGAATCTTTCGGTCATGTCCCTCGGCTTTCTGCTGGAAGACGACCGCCAGGCCGTCATCTGGCGCGGTCCGGTCAAGATGGGCCTGATCAAGCAGTTCGTCGAGGACGTCATGTGGGGCGATCTTGATTACCTGATCGTGGACTGCCCTCCGGGCACCGGTGACGAGCCGCTCTCCACGCTCCAGACCCTCGGCCCCACGGCCATGGCAGTTGTCGTGACCACCCCCCAGGGCGTGGCCATCGACGACGTACGGCGCTCCCTCTCCTTCGTGGGCGAGGTGGGCAACCGGGTGCTCGGCCTGGTCGAGAACATGTCCGGCTTTGCCTGCCCCGACTGCGGCGCGGTGCACAATATCTTCAACTCCGGCGGTGGCGAGGACCTGGCCAAGGAAGCGGGCGTCCGGTTCCTGGGTCGCATCCCCATGGACCCGGCGGTTGCCCGCTCCGGCGACGAAGGTTTCCCGTTCGTGAAGGTGAGCGAGGACTCGGCCACAGGGCAGGCCATGAAGGCGATCATCGATCCCATGCTCAATCTGCCCGATCCGCCGAAAATGGCGTAA
- a CDS encoding DUF6125 family protein — MPQEQKDIPAVLADIVRQLSAHYGLWLAEAVHQLGLEGALDAEAEAGDRLFAILSGKLERALGKEAGGLLADVDPEVLEKLAQALRTAWLATDGVWFQAVEKQAGMDAAKRVNDTCWARFAPLEARRAKARLGLSGEKPIEDLKAVLAERMYGHLNQWEFAEETLTSLVFRMTDCRVQTARKRRGLADYPCKSGGTTEYTGLAREVDRRLRCECVACPPDEHPEEWACAWRFTLVGDI; from the coding sequence ATGCCTCAGGAACAAAAGGATATCCCCGCCGTTCTCGCCGACATTGTCCGGCAGCTTTCCGCACACTACGGGTTGTGGCTGGCCGAAGCCGTGCACCAGTTGGGGCTGGAAGGGGCGCTGGACGCCGAGGCAGAGGCCGGGGACCGGCTCTTTGCCATCCTGTCCGGCAAGTTGGAAAGGGCGCTCGGCAAAGAGGCGGGCGGCCTTCTGGCGGACGTGGACCCTGAGGTGCTGGAAAAGCTGGCCCAGGCACTGCGGACGGCGTGGCTGGCTACGGACGGAGTCTGGTTTCAGGCCGTGGAAAAGCAGGCGGGCATGGATGCGGCCAAGCGGGTCAACGACACCTGCTGGGCCCGTTTTGCGCCCCTTGAGGCCCGACGGGCCAAGGCGCGGCTTGGGCTTTCGGGCGAAAAGCCCATCGAAGACCTCAAGGCGGTCCTGGCCGAACGGATGTACGGCCATCTCAATCAGTGGGAGTTTGCCGAGGAGACCCTCACGTCACTGGTGTTTCGTATGACCGATTGTCGGGTGCAGACCGCTCGCAAGCGGCGCGGCCTGGCCGATTATCCGTGTAAATCCGGTGGCACCACCGAGTACACCGGCCTGGCCCGCGAGGTGGATCGCCGCCTCCGGTGCGAATGCGTGGCCTGCCCGCCGGACGAGCACCCCGAGGAATGGGCCTGCGCATGGCGCTTCACCCTGGTAGGGGACATCTAG
- a CDS encoding ankyrin repeat domain-containing protein, with amino-acid sequence MTFRHFVASFALLSVFLASPARAVHASDLERAVNTGNLVQVRRLLAHGADPDIRDRNKRTPLHDAILSFHRNTGCGLRMVQALLDAGATPDIQDDCGATALLHAVRLYRVHHSLELIRILLANGADADSPDGWGRTPLLLATENRQIEVCALLLRYGANVNAASLKGETPLHTAAGNGDVAGCRLLVEHGASTAAVDQRGLTPLGIAQWRQHKEAANYLQEVR; translated from the coding sequence ATGACGTTTCGGCACTTCGTTGCGTCGTTTGCACTCCTTTCCGTATTTCTGGCAAGCCCGGCCCGTGCCGTGCATGCCTCCGACCTGGAGCGGGCCGTGAACACCGGCAATCTGGTCCAGGTCCGGCGGCTGCTGGCGCATGGCGCCGACCCGGACATCCGTGACCGCAACAAGCGGACTCCGCTGCACGACGCGATCCTCTCTTTTCACCGGAACACCGGATGCGGACTGCGCATGGTCCAGGCGCTCCTGGACGCCGGAGCCACGCCCGACATTCAGGACGATTGCGGCGCGACCGCCTTGCTGCACGCCGTTCGCCTCTACCGGGTCCACCACAGCCTGGAACTCATCCGGATCCTGTTGGCCAACGGGGCCGATGCCGACTCCCCGGACGGGTGGGGACGAACGCCGCTTCTTCTTGCCACGGAGAACAGACAGATCGAGGTCTGCGCACTGCTCCTCCGTTACGGAGCGAACGTCAACGCCGCTTCGCTCAAAGGGGAGACGCCCCTGCATACCGCCGCCGGCAACGGGGATGTGGCGGGCTGTCGCTTACTGGTGGAACACGGCGCCTCCACGGCTGCCGTCGACCAGCGGGGGCTGACCCCGCTGGGCATAGCCCAATGGCGACAACACAAGGAGGCGGCGAACTATCTGCAGGAAGTCCGCTAG
- a CDS encoding DUF697 domain-containing protein, producing MKYFLSLASLIVVGSFLAFLYNCIDGLALFSARIDPALEPWVFWILFAAVAGILGWFAAVALVRPKPMLVYADPTEADLIRFRRELLARLKRNRHLRDAEVVINDENDLATGLAVLKVQANEEIRATGKRIFITTAISQNGRLDTLVVLFLITRLTWRLAKLYNQRPHYREMLNLLANVGATAVIAGSIEELGIEEHVAELMGPLAGGSAIGAVPGAQAIAGTITQSVLTGSTNCLLALRCGVVARNYLALDLDAKGAMRRNATAEASRMFVTMSAETVTYVTKALVRGASGAVRSGSAKAVRTVGKTVSGTAQSVGEGARKVGDAAKSTAQSAGRGVKGAADAVGQGAKKVGDLTRSTADTVSRGVKDAAGAVGDTSKKTARSVGKGVKDAVESVGQGAKKVGGTTRSAADTVSRGVKETASAVGGTSRQAARKAGETVKDAASTVSGGVKKAGQSVKDAADSVTRNVRDTASGVKGTAKRLSEKAVENVRTSRGKLLHKVRGASEQSEDIKDKADSVSDEPVSDESVSEAKSGVRKVLGRFKAFRRKK from the coding sequence ATGAAATATTTTCTCAGTCTGGCGAGCCTGATCGTCGTCGGCTCGTTCCTGGCCTTCCTGTATAATTGCATTGACGGACTGGCCCTGTTTTCGGCCCGCATTGATCCCGCTCTGGAACCGTGGGTGTTCTGGATATTGTTCGCCGCCGTAGCCGGGATACTCGGCTGGTTCGCGGCGGTGGCTTTGGTCCGGCCCAAGCCGATGCTGGTCTATGCCGATCCCACCGAGGCGGACCTGATTCGCTTTCGTCGGGAGTTGCTCGCGCGCCTCAAGCGCAATCGTCACCTGCGTGATGCCGAAGTGGTCATCAACGACGAAAACGACCTTGCTACCGGGCTGGCCGTGCTCAAGGTGCAGGCCAACGAGGAGATCAGGGCCACGGGCAAGCGGATTTTCATCACAACAGCCATTTCCCAGAATGGGCGGCTTGATACCCTGGTGGTCCTTTTTCTCATTACTCGCCTCACCTGGCGGTTGGCCAAGCTTTACAACCAGCGTCCACACTACCGGGAGATGCTCAACCTGCTGGCCAATGTAGGTGCCACCGCCGTCATTGCCGGGAGCATCGAGGAGCTCGGCATCGAAGAGCATGTGGCTGAACTGATGGGGCCTCTGGCGGGCGGCTCGGCCATCGGCGCGGTGCCTGGTGCCCAGGCCATCGCCGGGACCATTACCCAGTCGGTGCTGACCGGTTCCACCAACTGCCTGCTCGCTTTGCGCTGCGGCGTGGTGGCGCGCAACTATCTTGCCCTCGACCTGGACGCCAAGGGAGCCATGCGCCGCAATGCCACGGCGGAGGCTTCCCGCATGTTCGTGACCATGTCCGCCGAGACTGTGACCTACGTGACCAAAGCCCTGGTCCGGGGCGCGTCCGGCGCGGTGCGCTCCGGTTCGGCCAAGGCGGTCCGCACCGTGGGCAAGACTGTCTCCGGCACGGCGCAGTCCGTGGGCGAGGGCGCAAGGAAGGTCGGCGATGCGGCCAAATCCACTGCGCAAAGCGCGGGGCGCGGCGTGAAGGGGGCGGCGGATGCCGTCGGGCAGGGTGCCAAAAAGGTCGGTGATCTCACCCGTTCGACTGCGGATACCGTGTCGCGTGGAGTGAAGGATGCGGCCGGTGCCGTCGGCGATACTTCGAAAAAGACGGCCCGAAGCGTGGGTAAAGGTGTCAAAGACGCGGTAGAGAGCGTTGGGCAAGGGGCCAAAAAAGTCGGCGGCACCACCCGATCTGCTGCTGATACTGTTTCACGCGGAGTGAAAGAGACTGCCAGCGCTGTGGGCGGCACCTCCAGGCAGGCGGCTCGGAAAGCGGGTGAGACAGTCAAGGATGCGGCTTCGACAGTGAGTGGCGGCGTGAAAAAGGCCGGGCAATCCGTGAAAGACGCTGCCGACTCCGTGACGCGCAACGTGCGGGACACGGCTTCGGGCGTCAAGGGAACGGCCAAGCGGCTTTCGGAGAAGGCTGTGGAAAATGTGCGTACTTCGCGCGGTAAACTCCTGCACAAGGTGCGAGGCGCATCAGAACAGTCTGAAGATATTAAGGATAAGGCGGACAGTGTGTCCGATGAACCCGTGTCCGATGAATCCGTGTCTGAAGCGAAATCCGGCGTTCGCAAGGTGCTGGGCCGATTCAAGGCGTTTCGCCGCAAGAAATAG
- a CDS encoding pyridoxal phosphate-dependent aminotransferase — MELISSQMNGYMDKASWIRKMFEEGIKLKKEFGEENVHDFSLGNPDLPPPATVKKALAELADQADQPFFLGYMPNFGYPAVRERLAEEVSKEQGVSIPADSLVITCGAAGALNSVFRAVLNPGDEVLTPAPFFVEYGFYAENHGATLKPVPSKPLTFELDLEGIDAAITDKTRVIIINSPNNPSGAIYSREELDGLAAILNKHNAKRERPIYILADEPYRFLAFDGAEVPSLLDVYTYSIVCSSFSKNLSLAGERVGYACVNPAIEGKEKLMGAIIMANRILGFVNAPALAQKLLGKALGSSVDVSIYDRRRKAMAEVLDNAGYKYTMPKGAFYFFPEAPGGDDIKFCATLQEEKILAVPGTGFGSPGYFRLAFCVGEDVILRAKDAFKRAMDKA; from the coding sequence ATGGAACTGATTTCGTCACAAATGAACGGATATATGGACAAGGCTTCCTGGATTCGCAAGATGTTCGAAGAAGGCATCAAGCTGAAAAAGGAATTTGGAGAAGAGAACGTCCACGACTTCAGCCTGGGCAACCCGGACCTGCCGCCGCCCGCCACGGTGAAGAAAGCGCTGGCCGAGCTGGCGGACCAGGCGGATCAGCCGTTTTTTCTGGGCTACATGCCCAACTTCGGGTATCCGGCGGTTCGCGAACGCCTCGCCGAAGAGGTCTCCAAGGAACAGGGCGTGTCCATTCCGGCTGACAGCCTGGTCATCACCTGTGGCGCGGCAGGCGCACTGAACTCAGTCTTCCGCGCGGTGCTGAATCCGGGCGACGAAGTGCTCACCCCGGCCCCGTTCTTTGTGGAGTACGGATTCTATGCCGAAAACCACGGCGCGACCCTGAAGCCGGTGCCGTCCAAGCCGCTGACCTTCGAACTGGACCTGGAGGGCATCGACGCGGCCATCACCGACAAGACACGGGTGATCATCATCAACTCGCCCAACAACCCCTCGGGCGCCATCTACTCACGCGAGGAACTGGACGGACTGGCCGCCATCCTGAACAAGCACAACGCCAAGCGGGAGCGACCCATCTACATCCTGGCCGACGAGCCCTACCGCTTCCTGGCCTTTGACGGAGCGGAAGTACCGAGCCTGCTCGACGTCTACACTTACTCCATCGTCTGCTCGTCTTTCTCCAAAAACCTGTCCCTGGCGGGTGAGCGCGTTGGATACGCCTGCGTGAATCCGGCCATCGAGGGCAAGGAGAAACTCATGGGCGCGATCATCATGGCCAACCGCATCCTCGGCTTTGTCAACGCCCCTGCCCTGGCCCAGAAGCTGCTCGGCAAGGCCCTGGGCAGTTCGGTGGACGTGTCCATCTACGACCGCCGCCGCAAGGCCATGGCCGAGGTGCTGGACAACGCCGGGTACAAGTACACCATGCCCAAGGGCGCATTCTACTTCTTCCCGGAAGCGCCGGGCGGCGATGACATCAAGTTCTGCGCAACCCTCCAGGAGGAGAAGATTCTGGCCGTGCCCGGCACCGGCTTCGGCAGCCCCGGCTACTTCCGCCTCGCCTTCTGTGTGGGCGAAGACGTGATCCTGCGCGCCAAGGACGCCTTCAAGCGGGCCATGGACAAGGCGTAA
- the sppA gene encoding signal peptide peptidase SppA: MRLRLFFALALCVLLLPSCAPKIKIFAAPTTEPLKEFVVEGTGEGKLALIHLQGMLVSQPKEGLLRPTPSQVQELVSALRLAEEDEAVKGVVLAVDSPGGTVTASDILYHEITAFKQRTGKKVVVVMFDVAASGGYYASLPADWIVAHPTTITGSVGVIFMRPKLSGLMGKIGVDVEVSKSGRDKDMGSPFRPTTPEETALFQDIIDDYATRFVNLVQQHRKLSSANLELVGTARVFTANQALKVGLIDQIGYIQDGFAKARQLAGLPKDSQVVAYRRDTYPDDNPYNPMTSADPEKMNLLGVDADMLLPPKAGFYYIWQGAAR, translated from the coding sequence ATGCGTCTTCGTCTCTTTTTTGCCCTGGCCCTGTGCGTCCTGCTTCTTCCCAGCTGTGCGCCCAAGATCAAAATATTTGCCGCCCCCACCACGGAACCGCTCAAGGAGTTCGTGGTCGAAGGAACCGGCGAAGGCAAACTCGCCCTGATACACCTTCAGGGCATGCTCGTGTCCCAGCCCAAGGAAGGGTTGCTCCGCCCCACACCGAGCCAGGTGCAGGAACTGGTCAGCGCGCTGCGTCTGGCCGAAGAGGACGAGGCGGTCAAAGGCGTTGTCCTGGCCGTGGACTCCCCCGGCGGCACGGTCACGGCCTCGGACATCCTCTATCACGAGATCACCGCCTTCAAGCAGCGCACCGGCAAGAAGGTCGTGGTGGTCATGTTCGATGTGGCCGCCTCGGGCGGTTACTACGCCTCCCTGCCCGCGGACTGGATCGTGGCCCACCCGACCACCATCACCGGCTCTGTGGGCGTGATCTTCATGCGGCCCAAGCTCAGCGGCCTGATGGGCAAGATCGGCGTGGACGTGGAGGTCTCCAAGTCCGGAAGGGACAAGGACATGGGCTCGCCCTTCCGCCCGACCACTCCCGAGGAGACCGCCCTCTTTCAGGACATCATCGATGACTACGCCACGCGCTTCGTCAACCTCGTTCAGCAGCACCGCAAGCTTTCGTCCGCCAATCTGGAGCTGGTCGGAACCGCCCGCGTGTTCACCGCCAACCAGGCGCTCAAGGTCGGGCTCATCGACCAGATCGGCTACATTCAGGACGGCTTTGCCAAGGCCCGCCAGCTCGCCGGGCTGCCCAAGGATTCCCAGGTCGTGGCCTACCGGCGGGACACCTATCCCGACGACAACCCTTACAACCCCATGACCAGCGCCGACCCGGAAAAAATGAATCTCCTCGGCGTGGATGCAGACATGCTCCTGCCGCCCAAGGCAGGCTTCTACTACATCTGGCAGGGCGCGGCCCGGTAA
- a CDS encoding sigma-54-dependent transcriptional regulator, translated as MARILIIDDDELIRSSLSRCFTDQGHEVATAEGLASGIRRATEGMDVVYLDLSLPDGDGRTAINTLCAAPGNPEVIVLTGLKDNFGAQETLTSGAWDYIQKPATPTTLRKSLESALGYRRDKSAAYEPPRAFDDGGLIGDSPAMERAKGLMARAAESEASVLILGETGVGKELTAQAIHNNSTRHNNAFVVVDCSNLTESLLESVLYGHVKGAFTGAHSDHRGLVAEADGGTLFLDEIGELPPSLQKSFLRVLQEHRFRPVGSAREQGSDFRLVAATNRDLEAMTRAGTFRSDLLFRLRTLEIQLPPLSARGEDVMLLAEHFARKACDRYRLPAKGFSKQIARIITAYAWPGNVRELGHVMEAAVIAAGKEPTIYPKHLPGHIRVSYLDQAKPKRQPPRTPQATDGPIQSYQDYKAMRDQAYFQQLMDICDFDIARASRLSGLSVPSIYRHLGLAGIPTKNKR; from the coding sequence ATGGCCCGCATCCTGATCATCGACGACGACGAGCTCATCCGCAGCTCCCTCTCGCGCTGTTTCACCGACCAGGGACACGAAGTGGCCACGGCGGAAGGGCTCGCCTCGGGCATCCGCCGGGCCACCGAGGGCATGGACGTGGTCTACCTGGACCTCAGCCTGCCGGACGGGGACGGACGGACCGCCATCAACACCCTCTGCGCGGCCCCCGGCAACCCGGAGGTCATCGTCCTGACCGGCCTCAAGGACAACTTCGGCGCGCAGGAGACCCTGACCAGTGGAGCCTGGGACTACATTCAGAAACCGGCGACTCCGACCACCCTCAGGAAATCCCTGGAAAGCGCCCTGGGCTACCGGCGGGATAAGAGCGCGGCCTATGAACCGCCCCGCGCCTTCGACGACGGCGGGCTCATCGGCGATTCCCCTGCCATGGAGCGAGCCAAGGGACTCATGGCCCGGGCCGCCGAAAGCGAAGCCAGCGTCCTCATCCTGGGCGAAACCGGCGTGGGCAAGGAACTGACCGCCCAAGCCATTCATAACAACAGCACCCGCCACAACAACGCCTTCGTGGTGGTGGACTGCTCCAACCTGACCGAGAGCCTGCTGGAGAGCGTACTCTACGGGCACGTCAAGGGCGCCTTCACCGGGGCGCACTCCGACCACCGGGGTCTGGTGGCCGAAGCCGACGGCGGCACCCTGTTCCTGGACGAAATCGGCGAACTCCCGCCCTCTCTGCAAAAATCCTTTCTGCGCGTGCTCCAGGAGCACCGCTTCCGCCCGGTGGGATCGGCCAGGGAACAGGGCAGCGACTTCCGCCTTGTGGCCGCCACCAACCGCGACCTGGAGGCCATGACCCGGGCCGGGACTTTCCGCAGCGACCTCCTCTTCCGCCTCCGCACCCTGGAAATTCAGCTCCCCCCGCTATCTGCGCGCGGCGAGGACGTCATGCTCCTGGCCGAGCACTTCGCCCGCAAGGCCTGCGACCGATACCGGCTGCCCGCAAAAGGCTTCTCCAAACAGATCGCCAGGATCATCACGGCCTACGCCTGGCCCGGCAACGTGCGCGAACTGGGACACGTCATGGAGGCGGCGGTCATCGCCGCAGGCAAGGAGCCGACCATCTACCCAAAGCACCTGCCAGGACATATCCGCGTTTCCTACCTTGACCAGGCAAAGCCCAAACGCCAACCCCCACGGACGCCGCAGGCCACTGACGGCCCCATCCAGTCCTACCAGGACTACAAGGCCATGCGCGACCAGGCCTATTTCCAACAGCTCATGGACATCTGCGACTTCGACATCGCCCGGGCCAGCCGCCTCTCGGGCCTGAGCGTTCCCAGTATCTACCGCCACCTCGGCCTGGCGGGCATCCCCACGAAGAACAAACGCTGA
- a CDS encoding ATP-binding protein — translation MPSLFRSYAQGCRNALALLDDSAMVLYANNAFSRLLPPDAPFAEGRRLDDLPLPAYLLSALDMALKEVSETATEFDFPIHAAPSEIPKECRIIPLREQGQVMVEIALPDTTPLEKALREERMLRRQIEMRRAHDRKVFFDVINELPVFVYMQRRDYSVAYANKKTLAFYGETNGRKCYEVFGGRSDPCPHCPTFRVFDTGEPVDWQFTDEAGRTFRIYDYPFEDEYGEPLVMELGVDITELKRVERELFQAQKMRAIGVLAGGIAHDLNNNLVPIIFNIDYALGKMSGSEMDTPLAEALKAAYKAADLVEQVLEYSRQQEVTRSPLHLAPLAKENLALLQASLPEHVSLEVDCLAERDRVLANPAQIQQILLNLCRNAVQAMPNGGTLSVRLDNLHLESQKNAPHSGLRLGDHVVVTVSDTGHGIDPGITERIFEPFYTSKKKSGGTGMGLAVVHAIASCNGGSIHVDSTPGKGTTFTVYFPCCETPETKTLTEEARPSSRATGRLLLVDDDSGALQAMQRVLRDAGYEVFTADNGAEGLKEYFRARGLFDLVLTDQSMPGMTGMEMASRILENDGEAKIVICTGHVAPSLEVQAGEIGVAGFVMKPMSPRMLVENVARYCA, via the coding sequence ATGCCATCTCTTTTCAGATCCTATGCCCAAGGCTGTCGGAACGCCCTGGCCCTGTTGGATGACAGCGCCATGGTTCTCTACGCCAACAACGCTTTCAGCCGCCTGTTGCCGCCCGACGCTCCCTTTGCCGAGGGAAGGCGACTGGATGACCTGCCTCTGCCCGCCTACCTGCTGTCGGCGCTGGACATGGCACTCAAGGAAGTAAGCGAGACGGCAACGGAATTCGACTTTCCGATCCACGCCGCACCCTCCGAGATCCCGAAGGAATGCCGCATCATTCCCCTGCGGGAACAGGGGCAAGTCATGGTGGAGATAGCCCTGCCGGATACGACACCACTGGAAAAGGCCCTGCGCGAGGAACGTATGCTGCGCCGCCAGATCGAGATGCGCCGGGCCCATGACCGCAAGGTCTTTTTCGACGTCATCAACGAGCTGCCCGTGTTCGTGTACATGCAGCGGCGCGACTACTCCGTGGCCTACGCCAACAAGAAGACCCTGGCCTTCTATGGGGAAACCAACGGGCGCAAATGCTACGAGGTGTTCGGTGGGCGAAGCGATCCCTGCCCGCACTGCCCCACCTTCCGGGTCTTCGACACGGGGGAGCCCGTGGACTGGCAGTTCACCGACGAGGCCGGGCGAACCTTCCGCATCTACGACTACCCCTTCGAGGACGAATACGGCGAGCCCCTGGTCATGGAGCTGGGTGTGGACATCACCGAGCTCAAACGCGTTGAGCGGGAGCTGTTTCAGGCCCAGAAGATGCGGGCCATCGGCGTGCTGGCCGGCGGCATCGCCCACGACCTGAACAACAACCTGGTCCCGATCATCTTCAATATAGATTACGCCCTGGGAAAGATGTCGGGCAGCGAGATGGACACCCCACTGGCCGAGGCGCTCAAGGCCGCGTACAAGGCGGCGGACCTGGTGGAGCAGGTCCTGGAGTACAGCCGCCAACAGGAGGTCACACGCTCTCCACTGCACCTGGCCCCCCTGGCCAAGGAAAACCTGGCTCTGCTCCAGGCGTCGCTGCCGGAACACGTCTCATTGGAGGTGGACTGTCTCGCCGAGCGGGACAGGGTCCTGGCAAACCCGGCCCAGATCCAGCAGATCCTGCTCAACCTCTGCCGCAACGCTGTCCAGGCCATGCCGAACGGCGGCACCCTGTCGGTCCGCCTGGACAACCTCCACCTGGAATCGCAAAAAAACGCCCCCCACTCCGGCCTGCGGTTGGGCGACCACGTGGTGGTGACGGTCTCCGACACCGGCCACGGCATCGACCCCGGCATCACCGAGCGAATTTTCGAACCCTTCTATACCAGCAAGAAAAAAAGCGGCGGGACCGGCATGGGACTGGCCGTTGTTCACGCCATCGCAAGCTGCAACGGCGGGTCCATCCATGTGGACTCCACTCCGGGCAAAGGCACCACTTTCACCGTCTATTTTCCCTGCTGCGAAACGCCGGAGACCAAGACGCTGACCGAAGAGGCCCGCCCGTCCTCGCGCGCCACAGGCCGTCTGCTCCTGGTGGACGACGACTCCGGAGCGCTCCAGGCCATGCAGCGGGTGCTGCGTGACGCCGGGTACGAGGTCTTCACGGCGGACAACGGGGCCGAGGGACTCAAGGAATATTTCCGCGCCAGGGGGCTGTTCGACCTGGTGCTCACCGACCAGTCCATGCCGGGCATGACCGGCATGGAGATGGCCTCCCGCATTCTGGAAAACGACGGGGAGGCCAAGATCGTCATCTGCACCGGACATGTGGCCCCCAGCCTTGAGGTTCAGGCCGGAGAAATCGGCGTGGCCGGATTCGTCATGAAACCCATGTCACCGCGCATGCTGGTGGAAAACGTAGCCCGTTACTGCGCCTAG
- a CDS encoding glutamine synthetase family protein — protein MSLPQIPSIDSIKKQIRDNDIHFVRFEQADLYGVSRSKTVPVGCFMDYIENGLNFYGGLLGLDIQSMVPSGTGYAEEVQYEDHCTVPDLSTFKVLPWVPNTANITVDPYWYDGRPAMASPRLLLKKIIDEFDSMGYICRLGYEFEFYVLDKETKKPVYDGQPIFVTLKNNFDIEYTYDLMRKMDQAGVRIITQNSEHGPGQQEINLYYQDGLAAADTAFLYKMGAKEISLQHGYIATWLTKPFINSSASGSHFHISLIDKKTGKNAFNDPDAEYGLSDLAKNFLAGLLKHAKANTIFTAPTVNCYKRYRVNSFAPHTATWGMENRTVGIRLKGCRGEATHFENRLACGGANPYLLALSTLAAGLEGIKSQPDLAAPVEDIAYERDDLPRLPFTLDEAIEAFEADTDLHSVLDPEFIKLVLAVKKFEVETAKAQFKDYGTPAFNDRVDPWEWDYYMELI, from the coding sequence ATGAGCCTGCCGCAAATACCCTCAATCGACAGCATCAAGAAACAAATTCGCGATAACGACATCCATTTCGTCCGTTTTGAGCAAGCGGACCTGTATGGTGTGTCCCGAAGCAAGACCGTTCCGGTCGGCTGCTTCATGGACTACATCGAAAACGGACTGAACTTCTATGGCGGCCTGCTCGGCCTCGACATCCAGTCCATGGTCCCCTCCGGGACCGGGTACGCGGAAGAGGTTCAGTACGAAGACCACTGCACCGTGCCGGATCTTTCGACCTTCAAGGTCCTGCCCTGGGTGCCCAACACCGCAAACATCACCGTCGATCCCTACTGGTACGACGGACGCCCGGCCATGGCCTCGCCGCGCCTGCTGCTTAAGAAGATAATCGATGAGTTCGATTCCATGGGCTACATCTGCCGCCTGGGCTACGAGTTCGAGTTCTATGTGTTGGACAAGGAGACAAAGAAGCCGGTTTACGACGGCCAGCCCATTTTCGTCACCCTGAAGAACAACTTCGACATCGAGTACACCTACGACCTGATGCGCAAGATGGACCAGGCCGGGGTGCGGATCATCACCCAGAACTCCGAGCACGGACCGGGTCAGCAGGAGATCAATCTCTACTATCAGGATGGTCTGGCCGCCGCCGACACCGCCTTCCTCTACAAGATGGGCGCCAAGGAGATTTCCCTCCAGCACGGCTACATCGCCACCTGGCTGACCAAGCCGTTCATCAACTCCAGCGCGTCCGGCTCCCATTTTCACATCTCCCTCATCGACAAGAAGACCGGGAAGAACGCCTTCAACGACCCCGATGCCGAATACGGCCTGTCCGACCTGGCCAAGAATTTCCTGGCCGGCCTGCTCAAGCACGCCAAGGCCAACACGATTTTCACGGCGCCGACTGTCAACTGCTACAAGCGCTATCGGGTCAACTCCTTTGCCCCGCATACCGCCACCTGGGGCATGGAGAACCGCACCGTGGGAATCCGCCTGAAGGGCTGCCGCGGCGAGGCCACTCATTTCGAGAACCGGCTGGCATGCGGCGGGGCTAACCCCTACCTGCTGGCCCTGTCCACCCTGGCTGCCGGGCTGGAGGGCATCAAGTCTCAGCCGGACCTTGCCGCGCCCGTGGAGGACATCGCCTACGAACGCGACGACCTGCCCCGCCTGCCGTTCACCCTGGACGAGGCTATCGAAGCCTTCGAGGCGGACACCGATCTGCACTCCGTGCTCGACCCCGAGTTCATCAAGCTGGTCCTGGCCGTGAAGAAATTCGAGGTGGAGACCGCCAAGGCCCAGTTCAAGGACTATGGCACCCCCGCCTTCAACGACCGCGTCGATCCGTGGGAGTGGGACTACTACATGGAACTGATTTAG